One part of the Ailuropoda melanoleuca isolate Jingjing chromosome 6, ASM200744v2, whole genome shotgun sequence genome encodes these proteins:
- the LOC100475782 gene encoding LOW QUALITY PROTEIN: interferon-induced protein with tetratricopeptide repeats 1 (The sequence of the model RefSeq protein was modified relative to this genomic sequence to represent the inferred CDS: inserted 2 bases in 1 codon) yields MSENADEVKDKLAQLRCHFTWELLIEDTELPDLENRIXNEIDFLDTKYNVGIHNLLAYVKHLKGQNQEALGSLKEAEDLIQQEHAAQSDARSLVTWGNYAWLYYHMGRPAEAQAYLDKVESTCRKFEAPSRYRMECPQMDCEEGWALLKCGGKNYERAKACFEKALAVEPENPEFSTGYAITIYRLDVFSTAGEASEAFCLQPLKEAIRLNPKDAYIKALLALKLQDLGQEAEGEKYIEEALTNMSSQTYVFRYAAKFYRRKGSLDKALQLLKTALRATPSSAFLHHQIGLCYRAQMIEIKRAANWQPRGKDRENVDRMIRLAVSHFQFALEQKPTFEIAYIHLASMYIEAGDYRRAEDTYQKAFCLKSLEEEELQKIHFHYGQFQEFQKKSEVNAIIHYLKAVKIEKASFFKDKSMNSLEKLALRKLRRNASDVESLSILGFVYKVKGEMNKALEYYERALRLAADFGNAETGSLAVEI; encoded by the exons tgagAATGCGGATGAGGTCAAAGATAAGCTGGCTCAGCTGAGATGTCACTTTACCTGGGAGTTACTCATTGAAGACACCGAACTGCCTGACTTGGAAAACAGGAT CAATGAGATTGATTTCCTAGACACCAAATACAACGTGGGGATCCACAACCTGCTGGCCTACGTGAAACACCTGAAGGGCCAGAACCAGGAAGCCCTGGGGAGCCTGAAGGAAGCTGAAGACCTCATCCAGCAGGAACATGCTGCCCAATCGGATGCGAGAAGTCTGGTCACGTGGGGCAACTACGCCTGGCTGTATTACCACATGGGCAGACCGGCAGAAGCCCAGGCTTACCTGGACAAGGTGGAGAGCACCTGCCGGAAGTTCGAGGCTCCCTCCCGCTACAGGATGGAGTGTCCCCAGATGGACTGTGAGGAGGGATGGGCCTTGCTGAAATGTGGAGGGAAGAACTATGAACGCGCCAAGGCCTGCTTTGAGAAGGCTCTGGCAGTGGAGCCGGAAAACCCTGAATTTAGCACTGGGTATGCCATCACCATCTACCGCCTGGATGTCTTCAGCACAGCAGGAGAGGCTAGCGAGGCGTTCTGTCTGCAGCCCCTGAAAGAGGCCATCAGGCTAAACCCAAAAGATGCGTATATTAAGGCTCTCCTTGCCCTGAAGCTTCAGGACTTAGGCCAAGAAGCTGAAGGAGAAAAGTACATTGAAGAAGCACTGACCAACATGTCCTCGCAGACCTACGTCTTCCGATACGCGGCCAAGTTCTACCGAAGAAAAGGCTCTCTGGATAAAGCTCTTCAGCTCTTAAAAACGGCCCTGCGGGCCACCCCCTCCTCCGCCTTCCTGCACCACCAGATAGGGCTTTGCTACAGGGCACAAATGATTGAAATAAAGAGAGCTGCCAACTGGCAGCCTAGAGGAAAGGATAGAGAAAATGTTGATAGAATGATAAGATTAGCCGTATCTCATTTTCAATTTGCTCTGGAACAAAAGCCCACATTTGAAATTGCTTATATACACCTGGCAAGTATGTACATAGAAGCTGGCGACTACAGAAGAGCTGAAGACACGTATCAAAAAGCGTTCTGCTTGAAATCACTGGAAGAAGAAGAACTCCAAAAGATACATTTCCACTATGGTCAATTTCAggaatttcaaaagaaatctgaGGTTAATGCAATTATCCATTATTTGAAAGCAGTAAAAATAGAGAAAGCGtcattttttaaggataaaagtatgaattctttggagaaattggCTTTAAGGAAACTTCGTAGAAATGCATCTGATGTAGAAAGCCTGAGCATTCTTGGGTTCGTCTACAAGGTCAAAGGAGAGATGAATAAGGCCCTGGAGTACTATGAGCGGGCCCTGCGGCTGGCTGCTGACTTTGGGAACGCTGAGACAGGATCCCTAGCCGTGGAAATATGA